In Clarias gariepinus isolate MV-2021 ecotype Netherlands chromosome 1, CGAR_prim_01v2, whole genome shotgun sequence, one DNA window encodes the following:
- the dusp22b gene encoding dual specificity protein phosphatase 22-B, translating into MGNGMNKVLPDLYLGNFKDARDREQLARNNVTHILSIHDTAAPILQEMTYLCIPAADLPTQDLKKHFKQSIMFMHECRLKGEGCLVHCLAGVSRSVTLVVAYIMTVTGLGWQEALAAVRVARPCATPNPGFQKQLQEFQSTQAEEFRAWLRREYKDCPFNDEEHVRNLLAQASSNSTEPAVSMNA; encoded by the exons ATGGGCAACGGAATGAACAAG gtgctgCCTGATCTGTATCTGGGCAACTTTAAAg ACGCCAGAGACAGAGAGCAGCTGGCGAGGAACAACGTCACACACATCCTGTCCATTCATGACACCGCGGCGCCCATCTTACAA gagatGACCTATCTGTGCATCCCTGCTGCTGATCTTCCCACACAGGACCT gAAGAAGCATTTCAAACAGAGCATCATGTTTATGCATGAGTGCAGGCTGAAAGGAGAAGGATGTCTGGTCCACTG TCTGGCGGGTGTGTCTCGCAGCGTTACGCTGGTCGTGGCTTACATCATGACAGTGACGGGTCTGGGCTGGCAGGAGGCGCTGGCAGCGGTCAGGGTGGCACGGCCCTGCGCCACGCCCAACCCCGGCTTCCAGAAACAGCTGCAGGAGTTTCAGAGCACGCAGGCGGAagag TTCCGGGCTTGGCTGAGGAGGGAGTATAAAGATTGTCCCTTTAATGATGAGGAACACGTACGCAACTTGCTGGCTCAGGCCTCCAGCAACAGCACAGAACCCGCCGTGTCCATGAATGCGTGA